In the Periophthalmus magnuspinnatus isolate fPerMag1 chromosome 4, fPerMag1.2.pri, whole genome shotgun sequence genome, one interval contains:
- the klhl26 gene encoding kelch-like protein 26 — protein MAESDGGGDFATILSQNSMANKNRTLRCTFSAPSHSTCLLQGLSLLRARGQLLDVELSINDERFHVHKAVLASCSDYFRAMFTGGMRESNQDTIELKGLSARGLKHIIDFAYSSEVTLDLDCIQDVLGAAVFLQMVPVVELCEEFLKSAMSVETCLHIGQMATTFSLSSLKESVDTFTFRHFLQISEQEDFLHIPMERLVFFLQSNKLKNCSEIDLFHAAIRWLQFDDSRRVQASDVLCHVRFPLMRSSELVDSVQKVDIMVEDVQCRHFLLEAFNYQILPFRQHEMQSPRTLIRSDVVSLITFGGTPYTDHDRTVSSRVYHLPDISARQFKELTEMESGCSHACVAVLDNFVYVVGGQHLQYRSGEGAVESCFRYDPHLNQWLRIQSMQEARIQFQLNVLHGKLYATGGRNRSGSLSTVECYCPKKNEWTYVDPLKRRIWGHAGTTCADKLYVSGGYGVSLEDKKALHCYDPVTDQWEFKAPMTEPRVLHAMISSRERVYALGGRMDHVDRCFDVLAVEYYTPDNDQWTTLTPMRVGQSEAGCCLLDQKIYIIGGYNWHLNNVTSIVQVFNTDTEEWERDLHFPESFAGIACTPIILPQTTQR, from the exons ATGGCGGAGTCGGATGGTGGTGGGGATTTTGCGACGATACTTTCCCAGAACAG TATGGCTAACAAGAATCGCACGCTGCGCTGTACCTTCTCAGCCCCCAGCCACAgcacctgtctgctccaggGCCTGTCTCTGCTCAGGGCAAGGGGACAACTACTCGACGTGGAGCTGTCCATAAATGACGAGCGCTTCCATGTTCACAAAGCTGTTCTGGCCTCCTGCAGCGACTACTTCAG GGCGATGTTTACTGGAGGCATGAGGGAGTCAAACCAGGACACCATAGAACTGAAAGGCTTATCGGCACGAGGCCTGAAACATATCATAGACTTTGCCTATAGCTCGGAGGTGACGCTAGACCTCGACTGTATTCAAGACGTGCTAGGGGCTGCGGTGTTTCTGCAGATGGTTCCCGTGGTTGAACTTTGCGAAGAATTCCTGAAGTCTGCGATGAGCGTGGAAACATGTTTACACATCGGTCAAATGGCCACAACATTTAGCCTGTCTTCCCTTAAAGAATccgtggatacttttactttccgtCACTTCCTACAGATTTCCGAGCAGGAGGACTTTTTACACATTCCGATGGAGCGTTTGGTCTTCTTTCTTCAGAGCAACAAACTAAAGAACTGTAGTGAGATTGACTTGTTTCATGCGGCGATTCGTTGGCTCCAGTTTGATGATTCCCGGCGTGTTCAGGCCAGTGATGTCCTGTGTCACGTGCGGTTTCCTCTGATGCGTTCGTCTGAGCTGGTGGACAGTGTGCAGAAGGTGGACATCATGGTGGAGGACGTGCAGTGTCGTCACTTTCTCCTCGAAGCCTTTAATTACCAAATCCTTCCTTTCAGACAGCACGAAATGCAGTCCCCTCGCACCCTCATCCGTTCCGACGTCGTGTCTTTAATCACATTTGGAGGGACACCGTACACTGACCACGACCGTACGGTGAGCTCCAGAGTCTACCACCTCCCCGACATCTCCGCGCGGCAGTTTAAGGAGCTGACGGAGATGGAGAGTGGGTGTAGCCATGCCTGTGTGGCGGTGCTGGATAACTTTGTGTATGTGGTGGGAGGGCAGCATCTGCAGTACCGCAGTGGAGAGGGAGCTGTGGAGAGCTGCTTTAGATATGACCCCCATTTGAACCAGTGGCTGCGTATTCAGTCCATGCAGGAGGCACGCATCCAGTTTCAGCTTAATGTGCTGCATGGGAAGCTGTATGCCACCGGGGGACGTAATCGCTCTGGAAGCCTGTCCACTGTGGAGTGCTACTGCCCAAAGAAGAATGAATGGACATATGTGGATCCTCTGAAGAGGAGGATCTGGGGGCATGCTGGGACCACGTGTGCTGATAAACTCTATGTCTCTGGTGGTTATGGCGTGTCTCTAGAAGATAAGAAAGCCCTGCACTGCTACGACCCGGTGACTGACCAGTGGGAGTTTAAGGCCCCCATGACGGAGCCACGTGTGCTGCACGCGATGATCAGCTCCAGAGAGCGCGTGTACGCTCTGGGTGGGCGTATGGACCATGTGGACCGCTGCTTTGACGTGCTGGCGGTGGAGTATTACACTCCCGACAATGACCAATGGACCACCCTCACCCCCATGAGGGTGGGCCAGTCTGAGGCGGGCTGCTGCCTCCTGGACCAGAAGATCTACATCATCGGAGGATACAACTGGCACCTGAACAACGTCACAAGCATCGTACAGGTCttcaacacagacacagaggagtgGGAGAGGGACCTGCACTTCCCAGAATCCTTTGCAGGCATTGCTTGTACACCAATTATACTTCCACAAACCACACAGCGCTAA